Proteins encoded together in one Capricornis sumatraensis isolate serow.1 chromosome 3, serow.2, whole genome shotgun sequence window:
- the CLDN3 gene encoding claudin-3, translating to MSMGLEIAGTSLAVLGWLCTIVCCALPMWRVTAFIGSSIITAQITWEGLWMNCVVQSTGQMQCKVYDSLLALPQDLQAARALIVIAILLAVFGLLVALVGAQCTNCVQDDTAKAKITIVAGVLFLLAALLTLVPVSWSANTIIRDFYNPLVPEAQKREMGSALYVGWAASALQLLGGALLCCSCPPRDNYARTKIVYSAPRSTGPVTGTGTAYDRKDYV from the coding sequence ATGTCCATGGGCCTGGAGATCGCGGGCACCTCGCTGGCCGTGCTGGGCTGGCTGTGCACCATCGTGTGCTGCGCGCTACCCATGTGGCGCGTGACGGCCTTCATCGGCAGCAGCATCATCACGGCGCAGATCACCTGGGAGGGCCTGTGGATGAACTGCGTGGTGCAGAGCACCGGCCAGATGCAGTGCAAGGTGTACGACTCGCTGCTGGCGCTGCCGCAGGACCTGCAGGCGGCTCGCGCCCTCATCGTCATCGCCATCCTACTGGCCGTCTTCGGGCTCCTCGTGGCGCTCGTGGGCGCCCAGTGCACCAACTGCGTGCAGGACGACACGGCCAAGGCCAAGATCACCATCGTGGCGGGCGTTCTCTTCCTGCTGGCCGCCCTGCTGACACTTGTGCCGGTGTCCTGGTCGGCCAACACCATCATCCGGGACTTCTACAACCCGTTGGTGCCGGAGGCTCAGAAGCGCGAGATGGGCTCCGCCCTGTACGTGGGCTGGGCGGCGTCGGCGCTGCAGCTGCTGGGGGGCGCGCTGCTCTGTTGCTCCTGCCCGCCGCGCGACAATTACGCGCGGACCAAGATCGTCTACTCGGCGCCGCGCTCCACCGGGCCGGTCACGGGCACCGGCACGGCCTACGACCGCAAGGACTACGTCTGA